The Gouania willdenowi chromosome 5, fGouWil2.1, whole genome shotgun sequence sequence gtgttacGATCTAAATAATATCCAAATATATCACAAATGGagcaagatttaattttaaaactaagaaacgctgcttatctgatttagttttttctgtatttctgttttagttttaagtcagtaaaacaaaataaccacactgttaatttgttattttgatttggtttgaaaacggaataaccaaagaacgaagggtacacggattgacTTAAGGTGCTTTGATCAGATATTTATTATTGATGAATGCATGATGGAAGTGAgacaaaataaatgactttcAAAAGCTCAAAAGAGGCTTTTACACTCATTTAACAAAACCattggcttagtggttagcatgtccgcctcacaacaagaaggtcctgggttccagccctggggtggacacttgggtcctttctgtgtggagtttgcatgttctccccgtgctgtgtgggtttcctctgggtcctccggcttcctcccacaatccaaaaacatgactgttaggttgactggagtctctaaaattgcccgtaggagtgaatgtgtgtgtgagtggttgtttgtcactgtgtgttgccctgtaaTGGACTGGCACTGTGTGCAGGGTGTACCCCCGACTAGCGCCCAGTGTGAaccggagataggcaccggcagacccctgcgaccctcAAATAagacaaagcgggtctgaaaatggatggatgggatgGAACTTAAactcataataaatcaaacgcaaaatgttcaaaataaactATTCTTCTGCCCATCTTATCAGTAGTTAGAGAAGGAATGTGCGTGTGCAATAGAACAGCATTCTGTTACAACCTTTGGGTTGTGAactcatgtggggtcgcctggaaataaaataaaattttaaatttactgatgaaaaaatctattttgcacaaatagaaaaaaatacataatatcacagaaatatatGTTTTTCAATTAGAACATAAGATGCGTGACATTAAAATAGGGACACGACAAGAAAACGGTTGGCAATCATTGTATTAAGGAAATAaattcccttcaaaataaaagctccttATTTGCCCTGGTACGTCACTACAGTCAGTTTTCATTGATCCTCCCACAATGAGTATAACAGAGGGCGTTAGTTATTACCTACCTGTGTAACTAGTTGTGTGGGGGGACTAACCTGGATGGAGGCTCTTTGGCGAAGTCGGGCAGTGGGTAGCTGACGTAGTCCTCGTCCAGCAGGAACACGTCGGTGCTGGTCAGGATCAGAGTCCTCGGCTGGAGAACAGGAGACGTAGCAGAACCAGAGGAGGAGGACTGACTCTGTTGGCAGCTGGGAATCTGAACCTAAAGAaagaaacagtaaaaaaaaacactttcatcataaaagaaaaaaaacagttatagACGACCTACTGTCATTATTTAAATACAAGATGTTTATAGTGTTTATAGTCATGTACACAGCATGTAATTAATCTACTTATGTCTAACCTCTAAgccaggtgttctcaaccttggggtcaggaccccatttggggtcacgagacactgggaagggggTTGCCAGAGTCCTTCAAGaaacttttttgaacaatttgagcccatttttgcttgtttttacaaattttcagcaactacaccaaacttgccatattttcagtttttggccactcaatttagcaaattttaaccaatttctgtggtttttaaaatcccatttcaccaccctttccaccatttttttgtcatttttaacccattttatttctgattaaaacaatgatttacatctttaagatggttatatacaaatattaataatctTCCTGGATaatagtggatattattcagataaataaataaataaggttatcacagattcatagaacaatagacttatgactttatggatggaccccaaaaatctctccccttcattcccccttatagatggccctgtctccacatgactgttcttcaatgttcatgtctgtgttcaaccaccttcaggtacagtggggccCCCAGTCCCTGGCACCtctattttgggggttgcaatgtattaaaaaagaaaaaaatattggtagcaaaaataaatcaataaaaaaatatgatagaAAAAGTAAAATGAGCTATTTTTACCTTTTACCTTTTAATATCTTCCATTTTTAGATATCCTTTTAGAACTTAACCCAATACAACAGAAATCGATGCATTTCGATTGATAAATTTAAAAGCTGAATTTGCTGGAATTCAGGGAAAGTTCTCACTTGGAAGACCAGGAGGTACAGCAGGACGTTAAAGGAGCTCGAGCTGGACGACGCCGCCACTGTGGCCGGAGTCTTCCTCTCTGCCACAATGAAGGTCAGGTCTCCCATCTCCTCCTCACTGGGGTAGATAAACTTCACCTTGCTGCTGTGGACCAGTTCGTAGTTCTGCATCTTCCCTGCAGCAGGAGATGGACCAACAGGTCATCAAAAGACACTGATGACGGTACAAATAAATAGTTGATTGACTTTTATGAACAGATTTAGTTCAATTAGGTTTCtgaggacacattttacatgcCAGGGTTCTCCCCAGCACTGTTGTGCATAGGGGACCCCTAGAGTGTGATTTTGATTCTGTACACTGTGTTTCAACCAGCGCaggggcttttctgttgttttttccttttttaaacgATACcaatgtaataattgttgcacacttagacacaaaagggactcccAGGCGTGCAGTGGTTGTTTTaattctctttttaatctgcataaccaaaaaacacatacatcatCCGCACcgctatttaatacaggcgatttgctCGGATGCCCCCGTCTTCACCCGAGGACCCCAAGGACCACTCCAGCTACTGAGCTGCCCCCAATGTTGCCTGTATGCATTCTCTActttgtaacccataatcaccgtccaatataaacagtgagcTTCAACCAGACGTTGCGTGTAGCAAAACATGAAGCTGCTCATCATGTTTAGAACCAtaacagtcccaatattactgcgGGCCCCAtttaatacctcatttaaatttgaaatgcGTGTCTTCGAATCAGtcatttgaataaaatgttatttcttgtctatactgtgtgtgtgaggatttattagtggaggacctataccaagcatgagtaactctctaactacattcatcatcaatTCAGCCCACAAGAGACAGTaaagatgacagaaaacatgaattattgggtaaaataccaaataatgtagttgtagatatcgcaaatataatgaaactcaacaatatttttaggggcttgcaatTTTCCTTTggttatatcacatgaatgcagtcatttgtaattgaaaattgtaAAAAGAAGTCAATTTTCAGAaggcaatttctcacaaaaattccacaaatttcctttaaattacacaaaaattggttataaaataaatcatttttgaagtgaagatctgGCAGGGACTGATACTGAAAACTATGGGGTTAAAATTGCGCTTTTTTCCCCAACCTAagatctgcagcccacttgagttaaaactggtccttatttggccctgaactaaaatgacttcgACACCCCTGCCCTACGCTGTGAAatattcctggtgagaaccctgcatGCCTTGTTGGTGAATGTGCACGTGTTCACCTGTGCTGGTGCTGGTAAACTGGGAGTAGAAGTCCTGCTCTGACGGCTCTGGAGGAggaagctgctgctgcagacTCAGTGCCGACATCAGCTCCTGCAGGAAGACGCCGGTCCCATAACTGTCCCTGCTGAGGCAGCACACGATGTGGTCGGGAGAGTGACCTGCAGGATTACAGCTGAGTGAGAAAAACAGGCCgacaaatcctgctttaaacgGAAAAGTTCTTCACTGACCTACAACTCTGAAATACTGATCAAACAGTCCCACGTTGACAGACAGCAGATCGCACAGTCCCATGGACAGACAGCAGCACAAAGACACGTCTGGAGAGTCTGAGACATCCAACACTAAAGTTATCAAAAAAGTAAagagataagaaaaaaaatgagatgGGAAAATTTTAAGTTCTATTATCTATTACTTTATGCCCTACGAACAGAATGTGCTTTTATAGGGTActtgtagtggaaatgtatataacaaaaatgtgtttaaaatatgtgcaccttttttattaaaaaacacacattaaaaggactttttagaacaattttataccttggggtataaactatggagagtcgccattttggtcttttttttttaaatgatgggcGTGCCCCAAATATTTGGACCTACTCTATGATTGGTTACTAAtggggatagacatttcttaTAAGCCTTCagagtgtgaatgatcatggtactatgatcaggatcactgatccggATAACTGCCAACATCTGGAAAAGACGAGATTTAGCGATTGGTGGAGGTTTTGCTCAGGTCACAATACAGTGAACCAACAACTACCTACCTGTGTGATGAGCCAGTGTGACTGCAGAGTCCTCAAGCAGGAAGTAAATGGTGGTGGTGGAGAGCAGCAGACAGCAGGCCAGTTCAGCCTCAGGTGACTGGTAGAGAACCACAGAGAGCCAGAGAACCTGCTTCACCTCCTCCTTCTCCGACTGATCCAGGGAGAAAAAGAAAGATCTGGATGAAGGCGATAACCCACAATACGTTTCCCAATcatcttcttttattttctgcAGACTATATGTGGTTTGTTCATTTCTTTGCGTCTGAATAAATCACCTTATCTTTAATACGTTGCTAGTTTTATATTATAACAAATCAGCAGCATTAACGTGTAGGCAAAAAAATAGCTGACACAGGACATTTAAAAGTTAGTCAAATAGCAAAAACCTCCCTTAAAGTCTTAGTTCATGTACACCCCATAGATCAGTGGTTGCCGGCCTTTTTAGagtcgtgaccctattttgatatcagaaatttcttcttcttctttgtttttttttaaacattcctttttcatcatgtttgtgATCTGGTGGCAAAACAATGacggatgtttattttgcaaaaactgAATGTCTCGTGAAACCATCGTGTCACATGAGTCACACTCCAGGTTTGAAATcacaatgatgtgatttataACGCATGCATGTCTTACCGATGCTATGTATCTGTGGAAGAAGGACATTAGCTGCAGTGCTGAGAGCCCAGCCAACAGCTTCAGTCCAGGGGAGAGGCTGGAAGTGAGATGGGAGGGTGGCTGGTTCACTTCCATCTGAACATTCAACGTGTTCGAGCTGAGGGAAAGACCAAAGTGTTTTCATTATACCACAGCACAGCCACACACTAGAAATTAATAATCAAagcaccatgatcaggatcaatgatctACATAACcaacaatatctggaaaagaggaaaTTTGGCGATTGGCAGCTGTTTGTGTCTCTGATTATTACTCttgttttatgtaatttagtcctgattttaattaaaataagcaTCATTAGCTCTTTATGTGTTAGTCATTCTGCTGGAGAATATGTTTGATAGAGATTGCAGCTACTTGCTGAGAGTGATGCTCTTGGTAGCAAAAAAGACAATAGCTTCATGGATGAATCCACAACTCCCCCAGTGTAACACAATGGAAACACCGAATCATAAACGTATGCACCATGGAAAAGATTACAGCAAGACTACAATTGAACTTAGGAAAATTTGGGAGCCAATTTTGCTTAAATTTAATGGGCCCTAGACTAgacatatgtttttatttattttttgttattattcttGCTCAATGCATCCATGACtgttttgaatgaaaaatgttctgaataaataaaaagtcaaagaaaCAGATCTTGGAGTAAGTTAAATAATCTtacacaaaaactaaatttggaaaATGCAATGTCAGAAGATGCATAGAGAGAAAGGAtttcatcaaaataaaatattgtctaCCTGTTGCACTGTAagttcctgctgcagctgcaaATGTCTCTGGATCTGCAGCAATCTAAACAAACACGACAGCAAAGCAAAAACAACTGTAAACACAGGACATAGAACTGAATGTTTAGGCTGAACATTTAAAGTTCAGGTTTTTCACCTCTGTCTGGACACGGTCTGCAGGGCCGAGGCAGTGCAACCACTTTTAGCCCCTCCAGAGAAGCTCGACGCTGACTCAGCGCTTTGAGAAAGGAGCTCCTGTCCTGAGTCAGGGGGAAGAGAATCAGCAGCCTGTGACCTCCCAGGAGCAGCTCTGCACTGTGACACATTCTGGTGgtttaaacacaaaacagactagtaaaaaaaaacaatatattctcCAAGGTTTGAGAAAGAAATCTGTGAGTTTAGCTTCAGCCTCATTacctgtgtttgtgttgtgaacTGAGACACGATGTGATGTTTTTTCCCTCTCCCGCCTGAGCATCTTTCTCTTTAGGGTGTAAAAACACAGAGCCCAAAGGCACTCGGACTAGTCTGCACCCAGacaaggaagaggaggaggaggagggaggaagGCTGATAATAGTCCTCTCTTTCTCCGCTAACTCTCTAAAGTCCATCTTGAGCACCCAGAGGTGTCGGTGAGTGAAGAAAAGCAGAGAAGGGAGCTTGTGCTCCTCCAATAGGAACTCTTGATAAAGAGGAAGAGAGTcggagacggaggaggaagggTAGAGGAAGGCGGGAAAGCCTCCCTGAGCACCTTGTCCCTCCTCCTGCTCCCAGGAGTTGAGGAGCGAGCGTGGAAGGAGACGAGGAGCACCCAAGGGCTCAGGATCCCTCTGAGAATCACCAGCCTACAGGAAACAAAATgtaaccatttaaaaaaacaggtttACAACAAAGTCTCTGTCAGAAATAATAATGTGCTCATAGTGTGAACACAttataactaaaatattttatttatgagaggaaaaaaaggtcGATTTCATCTCATACGTACTTGACACCCTCTACGTAACAGTCTATGATTTAACTCTACATGCAGATAATGGGAAAATCTTCTCATCCAAATGATTACTGATCAGATTTAAATAAAGGAGGATAAATCAAATACTCAAAttgtttaatttgattaaaaaaataattcttgcTTCTTTTGTAACATAACCACTGTCTACAGTAAATACGGTTTCTGTCAAAGTTGGAATATATAACCTGCATAGGTCTACGTTAAGGTGGTCCATCTAagcatggtaaaaaaaaacaaactaaagttTCAGATAACCTCCAAAACCCTGCATTAGCTGCTCAATGATTCCTTGAAATTGACTACCATAATTACATATACATAATAATACATACCGGTAACTTTATGGAAAATGAAGATTCAGACGAGGTTCCACCAAAGCGTTGTGATGCTCATATTCAATCAGATTATGAAGGGAAGCAGATTAGTGATTTTTGCTTTTAGGTAACATTTTAATGACAGTTTCAGTTCATTTTTGCAGAACAAAACCAAATAATTccaatatgcatttttttaggcagtggctatctgtacggttgccttATCAAtactatccgtacgcagcgcccctattcggccagtttaggtcacgtggtaGGTCATTTATTGGTCAGTTTATGTTGCGTGACTCACCCAGGGTTTCCAATGGATACGTCTCTGCTGCGCCACGGCACTGATCCGGTATTTtgccgctgtccgccgtccggtaattcacaccggttgcgttttgagtgcgccgcggtgtactccggttgaacgactgtgacgtcacgagacagagctgttctcacgatatttatataaacgcgcgagaacgcagttaaatgtatgtgttctaaacgcaacaataaacagataaacaggtcagtgttcctaacgaaggaaaagaaggttggactctggatttgtcacagccacattttttatcaacagccaacagagaagagataaaactgcaccagtaaaacatgaactaaatcaaagttgctgcagtttacagtgcagttacagtatgagaggaatcaatatagtggatgtgaatttgtttttacacattatgacattttggtgatgtttttacttgaaatataatctgaagtgttttattttgaaaagtaacccaatATTTTATtacggagtacgtgcttaatttcctgtttagcttcatttgctctgtgctgattgatgcgtcgtgctccggtatcCACCAGAAATGAAGCCCTGtgtatatctggtggagggcaccggactaccgcatctgggaaggagcagacatgcaccgcagcggacccggtggagattaacacatagactaaagtggaaacctatcagcatccagtggaaattgggggtaagacaacaatttttagggttagggtaaaatttagtgatattgggttataaacTAACCCTAAGCCAAAAAAACTACATACGCgtacttcggtaaccatacCAATCACACCGGGAGTTgaccgtacggcaaccgtacaaatagtcactttcttttttttttatttggctcgTTATGTTATAGCAGTGATTCCCAATCTTTTTGTtacgtgtaccccctttgcaattttgtcaaatcatgtgtaccccctcttcatattaTAAGTACCTTCTCCATAATTTGATATACTTCTTTATTTGTGGAATAGCGGGTTCTCCTAAACTCCTAACTGTGTTGGTTCCTTACAACTTATTCTACAAATTCAAaagagtggaatttaaagtgtattttttatttttttgcaacttATTATATGATTACTTCAGTAAATActgtctcctttgtaaaatgtagctacttattgtgtgataaaatggcttCTACAGCATAGAAAAATACTGTTTCAATGAATTACAAGAATATAGAGCATATTATTAACAATAGCATTGTTCCTAGTTCTAAAAAGAACTCGGAACATTAcccaattatttaaaaatacatttttaaatctttccaagtaccccatgcaatgtgctcctttacccctaggggtacacgtacccctgtttggaaaccactgtgtTATAGTAtagagcatttttttaaatgtcttgtgAAACCTCTAAATACGAATTAATTTGCATAACATTTGGACACACCAGACATGGAACCAAATGCAAGGTTCTAATGTAcagaatccaaaaaaaaaaaaaaaaaaaaaaaaaaaaaaattaagaattttgGACCACCCTAATCCACATGTACAACTGGATTCCAGCTAAAACGAATTACTGTACGTGTGAATCCCTGACCTGAAGCAGCACAGCCAGTGCGTTCTTCATCCGTCTGAGCTCCTCAGCCTCAGAGAAGATGAACCAACGAGTCGCCCGAGCACAGACACCAAAGCAGAGGCAGGAGTCAGGGAGCTCCTCGACCCGGGAGCTGAGCAGGAGCTGGGAGTGAGGCAGCAGGAAGTCCATCTGTAGGTGGAGCAGCATCTCCTCCACAGCTGGACTCTGATCTTGGCCTGTGATTAAGAACAGTTCACACGATGGTTACATGGAGAACACACAGAGATGACCAAGGACATCATTAGTCCTGGAATTAACTTCAAAACTGCAATTAAACTGATATGCACGATGTAGAAAACTCAAACAACCAAGAAGACTCTGATTAGTGATAGTGTTGATTCCAATCTTCAGTCTGATTAGTCACAATTGATTGCATTGTttaaagtagtgtaataaaaacttgcattaataataaaacttaaatcaaagttcttttggaaaaaaacaaaggcaatatttttactgctgttgtaatgtttttactgctgtttttttatgtttttactgctgatttttaatgttttactgttgattttaatgtCCTTATTGATTTCTAAacagtaatatttttttctttttagtattcacatgattaaaaagtgcagcaaaaaacatttaagtcaTAAGTAAAAAATGTGTTGACGTGCCGAGCAATAATTACTTTATAACTGAAGATAAATCACCTGTGTCCTGATTGGTCCTCATAGTGTCAGGTGACAGGTGAAACAGACCCAGCAGTCGTTCTGTCAGCACCAAACAGGCCTGTGTCTGCTTCACTTCATCGTCCACCTGAACACAGCAGCACCAGAGAACCTGGTCGACCCTGATCGCCTCATCTTCTTCCTCGTTTTTGTGGTTGATTTGAAACAGCTCCTCCTGGTGGGCAGGAGGCTCCTCTGCAACAGGAGAAAGTAGAGCCGAGGAGGAGGTGCAGAGCGACTCCTCCCCACCGTCGTCCAGACTCATCTCAAAGTAGCCGTCCCTTGACGTAGGACTGGAAACAAAGAAACGGGAAACAATGTCTGGAGTTCCTCTGGGATAGATAGAATGTTGACTCTTCAAAACAGTTTGAACTCTGTTTagtgtatttaatgtttttattttattgttgactCTTTTTTAGGTGTTGGCTGACtggaaatttgaaaaatacCTTGACACGCCCAGTAtatggctgtgttgtaaatgtcatactaacgtactactcaaactaagtctgacgtcaaaatgagtatgtagtgcgttcacattagatagtatgaaaagatctCTTCTTGACGCTTTTGTAAatggggctcttgttttgaaatttaCCATAAGTTTAATCAGTTGCACTacgaaatgtgtctacgtgagttttatggatcaaataagaacatgttgatattctatttggtctctttcacacttaaaatgttttcagaactgaAAAATGTGGGAGAAAATTGTTGCTATTATGGAACGACTGAAAAACCAGTAAAAATATGGACCTgtttttgtccacatggatgGACTCGACTGCAGACTGAACGTCCCTGGATTCAAaccctctctcctcctcctgtttctgctccttctcctgctcttgTTGTTCTTTGTGTCCCAGCAGCTCTTTCTCCTCCTTCACCTGCTCCCTCAGGCTGGAGCCGAGCCGCTGGGAAAGCTGGGTAATGAAGTCTTTGTTGGAGGAGAAGGCGATGAGGTGATGGGGGAGCAGGGGACACCAGGGGGCGCTACAGGGGGAGCAGggggcttcagatgaagaagTGGAGCAGACACAGCTGCAGAAACACAGAAACGCAGACTTAGACTAACATGGCTTTATTGTAATGTTGAAGCAACAAGAGTAACATAGAAGcttttaaatattaatgtcaAATTTTATCGTCTACTTTGTTTAACTTTAGATCCactaatttatttaaagtgttgGCAAATTGTGTTGTTTCATGTACATGAGGCAGGATTGAAAACAATTTAAGAAGGAAAGCATAATGATGGTGGGTGAGCAAAATTGATTGTTTTAATATTAACTCCAATCAATGATGTTTTATCATtgtttaaacattgttttatcttaattagtatttattcttattataaAAGTAATTGAGAATTTGTTGCCCTTCTCTTGCTGAACGCATTTTTCTGCTGCATAACGGATGGCTgattgtgtattgtgtgtaagACAATCTAGTTTCATATtgctatatcgcccagccctatgtactagggtgtgcattgccatgaatttgACGATATCATACATGATATGCGTGTCAAGATGCAAAATACACCGAGTCTGTTTTGTGAGCGTGCGTAAATTTTCACTCCGAAAGGAGAAGGCGCGAGAGAGTGGAGCAGCGTCAGCGCGTGCCTGCCAGTTTTTTGTGAAACATTGTTGTACGTGAGAGTAGTTTTAATTTGCGCACGAGTGTGCAAATTGACATAAATGTGACGCAATACTTATGTGGTTAACTgtcacctagtgactgggcatttacgtgctatgcatatgttagcgcagttaaatgtttttttagttaaaaaaacataacatttttttcatcgatacgataatcgcacagtgaaatattgcgatatgtcgacgaatcatttttttcttacagcCTTAATACATACAGGCATTTATATTGAACGTGTCTGCTTaagaagaaaacacaaatgcaaagcAAATGCTAACAATTGTGTACAGCTAGCTCAGTGGGAGAGATAAAGGATGGGTGTCATTGTTTTATAAAATAAGCGGCAGTGGTCATAATTACTCACCAGAGAGTGGTTGCAGTGGTTGTTAGAGAAGTAGTGGTTATGCTTTCAGCAGCTTCAGAGTGAGTGTGTTTAGAAAGACTGACAGAAGATTGTTGTTCCTgcagaaacaaaacacacatcaacacttTAACACACAATTACCTGTCAGCAGCGAAGAAGTCACAACATTGGGAAAGGACTAGTGATGCATGCATTTACTATGCAGCCATTATGCACCCTTTGATGTAATTTCCTCCAGTTATCGTTGCGAGAAATACTTACAGGTCAGTCATTCATTGCAGTACAAAAAAGGTAAGAACTGAACACAAAGAAACGTTTCCAGTTCGTTGCTCCTATTGCGGGGATTCAATTTCAACCCGAGGTAAATGTGGCATTGATTGAAGTTGATCTTAAAAGGTGGTAAATGCTTCCAATGTTGAAGACTGGATAAGCACTCATTagtggtgtcccgatccgatatcgatccgat is a genomic window containing:
- the nisch gene encoding nischarin isoform X2, encoding MEPALFPEEVLDRRVCVVGSELVENYTVYIIDVTDGHHRWTVKHRYSDFHDLHEKLAAEKKVDKGLLPPKKILGKNSKSLVERRQKELELYLQMLVQQFPDAMPTPLSNFLHFHLYEINGVTAALAEDLFHKGEHLLQVGEVFSLQPLQLYSVTQQLRLAKPTCCNGDAKTDLGHILDFTCRLRYLKISGTTGPLGTSNIQECTLPFDLSVFKSLVQIEITDCSSQQIQGLPSLRLSLVTMNIHRSTETMMSVLVPEAREFSQWEAEGVESGCPVTTIIPVWRNLTTLDLSHNCIGSIDSSVKLIRKVEFLDLSYNQLSSVENLQYLFNLVHVDLSYNSLRVLEAAHTRLGNIKTLNLAGNQLDRLTGLTKLYSLVNLDLSHNQLAQLEEIRNISSLPCLEKLNLSSNPMCIIPDYRTKVLAQFGDRAAEVCLDGQVTTEKELDTVEVLKAIQKAKELKEKRSSDKKISEETRPSASAPPHLSYSSAPNSLCSSSSVVTSSSSSSSSSSSSATSCPSQQAVLPSQEVTSREEAPVPPNVLLPVDASKPSSHLNFLNTNTHLLSAHPDQEQQSSVSLSKHTHSEAAESITTTSLTTTATTLCCVCSTSSSEAPCSPCSAPWCPLLPHHLIAFSSNKDFITQLSQRLGSSLREQVKEEKELLGHKEQQEQEKEQKQEEERGFESRDVQSAVESIHVDKNSPTSRDGYFEMSLDDGGEESLCTSSSALLSPVAEEPPAHQEELFQINHKNEEEDEAIRVDQVLWCCCVQVDDEVKQTQACLVLTERLLGLFHLSPDTMRTNQDTGQDQSPAVEEMLLHLQMDFLLPHSQLLLSSRVEELPDSCLCFGVCARATRWFIFSEAEELRRMKNALAVLLQAGDSQRDPEPLGAPRLLPRSLLNSWEQEEGQGAQGGFPAFLYPSSSVSDSLPLYQEFLLEEHKLPSLLFFTHRHLWVLKMDFRELAEKERTIISLPPSSSSSSLSGCRLVRVPLGSVFLHPKEKDAQAGEGKNITSCLSSQHKHRMCHSAELLLGGHRLLILFPLTQDRSSFLKALSQRRASLEGLKVVALPRPCRPCPDRDCCRSRDICSCSRNLQCNSSNTLNVQMEVNQPPSHLTSSLSPGLKLLAGLSALQLMSFFHRYIASSEKEEVKQVLWLSVVLYQSPEAELACCLLLSTTTIYFLLEDSAVTLAHHTVLDVSDSPDVSLCCCLSMGLCDLLSVNVGLFDQYFRVVGHSPDHIVCCLSRDSYGTGVFLQELMSALSLQQQLPPPEPSEQDFYSQFTSTSTGKMQNYELVHSSKVKFIYPSEEEMGDLTFIVAERKTPATVAASSSSSSFNVLLYLLVFQVQIPSCQQSQSSSSGSATSPVLQPRTLILTSTDVFLLDEDYVSYPLPDFAKEPPSRERFQLREARRIRDLDRVLLGYQTYPQALTLVFDDLPGPDLLCHLTMDHFSGEEAPPRVGGASRGAEGEVQWCVFVPGAESRERLISLLARQWEALCSRELPVELTG